One Kineococcus aurantiacus genomic window carries:
- a CDS encoding NtaA/DmoA family FMN-dependent monooxygenase (This protein belongs to a clade of FMN-dependent monooxygenases, within a broader family of flavin-dependent oxidoreductases, the luciferase-like monooxygenase (LMM) family, some of whose members use coenzyme F420 rather than FMN.), translating to MTELRYPDAVVHFGVFFQGVNHSTIWSDPRSGSQMHHSTFTQLVRTAERGLFDAFFLGEGLRLREQHGKIHDLDVVGRPDALTELAALAGLTSRIGLVATQNTTYNDPADLARRLASLDVLSGGRAAWNVVTTDNAWTGANFRRGGYLDHADRYERAERFVNLAKAVWDSWDGRGFTPVTSSDRFFDVEIEPTVPRSPQEHPVLFQAGDSPAGRDFATRTADVIFSRHGTDHADALEFADDIRRRTVAAGRPEGDVLILPGTQIVVADNEAEVEEKARWVLEQQVTPATALSLVGQVWGEDLSGYDPDGPLPAHDPVIADIDGTRGAHRAGADARALAQQWRAVAEENKFSLRELVLHHSSERGFAGTASQLADELAFWVRSGASDGFNITPYLVPSGLDDIVDQVVPALQDRGAYPSEYVGTTLREHLGLRAPLTRR from the coding sequence CGGACCGCCGAGCGGGGGTTGTTCGACGCATTCTTCCTCGGCGAGGGCCTGCGGCTGCGCGAGCAGCACGGGAAGATCCACGACCTCGACGTCGTGGGACGGCCCGACGCCCTCACGGAACTGGCCGCGCTGGCGGGCCTGACCTCCCGCATCGGCCTGGTCGCGACCCAGAACACCACCTACAACGACCCGGCGGACCTGGCGCGGCGGCTGGCGTCGCTGGACGTCCTGTCCGGTGGCCGGGCCGCGTGGAACGTCGTGACGACCGACAACGCCTGGACGGGGGCGAACTTCCGCCGCGGCGGCTACCTCGACCACGCCGACCGGTACGAGCGCGCCGAGCGCTTCGTGAACCTCGCCAAAGCGGTCTGGGACAGCTGGGACGGGAGGGGTTTCACACCGGTCACCTCCTCCGACCGGTTCTTCGACGTGGAGATCGAGCCGACCGTGCCGCGCAGCCCGCAGGAGCACCCGGTTCTGTTCCAGGCCGGCGACTCCCCCGCGGGCCGCGACTTCGCCACCCGGACCGCCGACGTCATCTTCTCCCGGCACGGCACCGACCACGCCGACGCCCTGGAGTTCGCCGACGACATCCGCCGCCGCACGGTCGCCGCGGGCCGCCCCGAGGGCGACGTGCTCATCCTGCCGGGCACCCAGATCGTCGTGGCCGACAACGAGGCCGAGGTGGAGGAGAAGGCCCGCTGGGTGCTGGAGCAGCAGGTCACCCCCGCCACCGCCCTGTCCCTCGTCGGCCAGGTGTGGGGCGAGGACCTGTCCGGCTACGACCCCGACGGCCCGCTGCCCGCGCACGACCCCGTCATCGCGGACATCGACGGGACCCGCGGTGCGCACCGCGCGGGCGCCGACGCGCGGGCGCTGGCCCAGCAGTGGCGGGCGGTCGCGGAGGAGAACAAGTTCTCGCTGCGCGAGCTCGTGCTGCACCACTCCTCCGAACGCGGCTTCGCCGGCACCGCCTCCCAGCTGGCCGACGAGCTCGCGTTCTGGGTCCGCTCCGGCGCCAGCGACGGGTTCAACATCACGCCCTACCTCGTGCCCAGCGGGCTCGACGACATCGTCGACCAGGTCGTCCCGGCGCTGCAGGACCGCGGGGCCTACCCGAGCGAGTACGTCGGGACCACCCTGCGCGAGCACCTCGGCCTGCGGGCCCCCCTGACCCGCCGCTGA